The following nucleotide sequence is from Arvicola amphibius chromosome 1, mArvAmp1.2, whole genome shotgun sequence.
CACTCGGCACACAGTAGGATCAAGAAGAGTTCTAGGCCATTCTGAGCTATACAgtgtgaccctatctcaaacacacagagTTCTGACCACATCCTATCCAGGCCCCGTTTCATCCCTCCTCCAACCTTCACTGGCTCCCCAAAGCGCACGGAGAAAATCCCAGCTGCTTCCAGAATGTTCAGCCCCTGGGTGTTTGCTTGGCTTTCCTCAGGGCAGCTGCGCTCTTGACCCTTTTCTGTCCTGGGTCCCCACTGTCCGTCCCCCATGGAACTGGTAATTCAATTCGAAGTCTCACCTGTTGGTATTGCCTCAACCACCGCTGGCTGCCTTCTCTCTGGGTTTGGATCAGCTGCTCTGTGTCTCCCAGGGTCCCTGGCAGCCGCTCCTGAACAGGGACCTCCGGCCCTTCTGTGCTCGCAAGGCCCTGCGACCTGGACTTCTCAAGGCCCTTTCTGAGGCTCAGTGCCCGGTGGAGTCGGCCCTCCAGGGACCTCCCCTGGGACTCACGGAGCTTCCCGTAGCAGGACCGGGGTTCTCGAAAGGACTGACTGCGCAGGTTGGTCCCCATGGTTCTAGAGGCTGTAACTGCTCTGTGAGCCACTAACTTTGTGAGATGGCCTGGTGCGTCCACTCATATGATGGAGCCAAAGGTCAGCACTGCTGAGGTGGCTGTCATAAACCAAAGGGCAGGCCACAAAGATCAAACATCTCTGAGTCACTTCCCAGTTGTCTTCTCACCCTGTGGcactagatagcccaggctggcctcaaactcataatccttctAAGTGCTGAGCTAGCCCCACTGTCTTTCCTCCTAGCTCTACAGGCAGCCTACTCTGACCACTCTGACCCTTGGGGACTTTGGCCTTGGCCGTCCATAGTGCTCAACTCATTGACGTGAAGCAAAGATGCTTTCACAGTAGAGCAGAGAACAGAACAACTTCAACCTAGAACTGTCAGACTGACATACACCAGCGTGAAACTGGGTAAGGCAGCGGGCTGGAGCAGGAAACTGTGCTGCAGACTCTTGAGTTTTACAAGGTGACAAGGGCTCTGGAAGTCAGTGGCACACataaaacaccgtgaccacagGGCCTAGGGAGATGGCTCGTTCATAAAGTGCCTGCTGCACAAGGTTTGAGTCTGGCTCCCTGGTACCCACGTGAGAAGGCAGATGTGCAGAACACACTGTAATCCCGACACCAGAGAGAGACGGGAGTCTCCCTGGGGCCTGCTGGCCTCCTAATCGAGTTGCACTGgtgagctccgggttcagtgagagacccggTCTCCAACACAGGTGAAGGCTGTCAAGTGGCTGAGAGGGCTAAGGCAGGGGCCACCctgcctgacaacctgggtttgatccttgggagtcacatggtagaaggagagaacgggTGCCCACAGGTTGTCACCACGCCACCACGCATGTGCCGTGACACTCACGCACCAGCTCTTAAAAATGCACAGTAAACAGACAAATGAATAATgtaatttgaaaatctaaaatgGTGAGGTCAGGCAAGGTGgcacgcttttaatctcagtgctgaggagCTGCAGTCAAGGggaatctctgtcagtttgaggccagcctggtctacacagctagttcctctcaaaactaaaaaacaaaataaaataaaaattaaaggtagaaaacaacagagaaagatACCTGATATCAACTTCTGCCACCCACGTAAGTCCcccttacacacatacactacatagagacacaaagaagaaaatcaaaaaaatgaTACACAGTAAATATGATTTCACTATACCAGACTTTTGTTGTTTCTAGAAGGGGTCGTATAtaggtcagactggcctcaaacttgctatgtgtCAGAGGACAGTCTTGAACTCCCGACCCCCCTGTTTCCACCCCTGAGTTCTTGGACCACCAGTGTGAGTTACCACACCTTGTGTAGctagtgctagggatggaacacAGAttct
It contains:
- the C1H11orf86 gene encoding uncharacterized protein C11orf86 homolog codes for the protein MGTNLRSQSFREPRSCYGKLRESQGRSLEGRLHRALSLRKGLEKSRSQGLASTEGPEVPVQERLPGTLGDTEQLIQTQREGSQRWLRQYQQVRRKWKSFVASFPSVTLHRPASPETSLDTDSLELLPCSTSSTPASLVSPSASS